Genomic DNA from Ictidomys tridecemlineatus isolate mIctTri1 chromosome 6, mIctTri1.hap1, whole genome shotgun sequence:
TGATATACAGAGGCATGCTAtcgatttttttattattgttgttttaatgttGATCTTCTATCCAGTAACATTACTGAGTTTGTTTTTGTAATTATGTTCTCCCACCAGACCTGACAAAAGAGCTTATCTGCATTAATGGCAGTTTTAGCTCAAATCTTCTACCTTAGATCATGCTATATTCTTCTGTCTTTAAATACTGTATTAAACATTAGCATTACAGATGAGcatctttatcttatttctagTCATATTGGGAATTAATATAAAAACTCCATTATATTCAGTCCCCACTCGCCCTTTAAGTTTGTCACAGGTAATTGAAGCCAGGGCCCTTGCACATACTATATAGGTGCTCTACCTCTTAGCTACATCTTCAGTCTtcagtttctatttatttaatccatcctttcctgtgttcattcaaatgctttttccttgAATCTGTTCAGTATATAATAATGTATGTTTTGGTAATACATATTTTAGATATCAAACTAGCCATCTTCCTGGAATAAACTTAATTATCATGTGTTACATTGCTGTATACttataattctgtttttattcattaGTGAAATAGCTTGTGTTCATATGTGTGCATGGATGTATATTTGTGCTTCCACAAAGAAACTTTCACAGAGTGATAATATTTAACAGGCTTTGGAGTCAAGACTCCAAAACTGTCTAATAAATGAATGCAGCTGCAATTACTTTTTTAATTCTGTGTTTTGAAACACCTTAGTAAAATAGGAATTTATTCTTCCTTGAACATTTGGTACAACTCTTCTAAATTATATTGGGGCTTTTGGAGTTTGGGGATTAGAGCTCTTGGGGAATTTGAGGCCACCATTTTTAGTTATAGACATATAGATAGGtattattatacttttattttatttatttatttttatgtggtgctgaggattgaacccagtgccttacgggctaggcaaccactctatcactgagctacaaccctagcccctgggccaccattttttttttcttttaacacagTTTATTCACATTCTTTTTTGTGTCTATTAAGAGTTTTATCTTCTAAACTGGTATGTATTTTATCTGGGTTTTAAATTGACTAGtatagttttacatatttttgtttaatcAAAATTATATTACTCTTATTGATTTCTGGCTTTAATGTTAACATGTATTTGTTTAGTTTGCTCTATTCCTTTTTACAGTTTGGTTTATTTGATTTGTAAAAATCTGTCTTTTGTTGCCTTAACACTTTTATATTTGTCGGGTATGAAGACATGCTGAAATTAATAGCTCAGGCTTATTTTATTGTTCAAGTTCTCATCCTTTCTGCTTATTGAGTACCTGCTTAATCTAAGTTTCTTGGAACAATATGTTAAAGATCtctagtttatcttttttttttccctataatcCTATCAGTTTGGGGTTGGTACATTTTGAAGCTGTATTATTAGATATTTGCTGTTTATAATGTATATATCTTGTTCTTTTGTACTGAGATATTCACTTgtacttagcttttttttttccttgccataaATTCTGTTTCCCTCCCCGCTTAATATTATGATAGCTATCTgagctttcttttatttatttatttttttaagactgaCATTTCTTTTTTGACTTCTTGTATGGATATTTGCTTCTTTGTGAGTAAATTCAACTTCGTGCTTCTTGAAAATTACATTCTCTTTGAATTTACcactgacatttttttctatttttaaattttttgtacttatttctttttatcatccTCCTATACTTTCCATCAGGCTGTCTTCTGATGGTTTTGAAGTTAATACATTCTGTTTTAAGATGTATCATAACTTAATACCTAGGTTTATGTACCCCTGtttgtttattaaatttactgttaatataaaaatttaagctgGTTGATCACCTATATCTTAAGGAATTACCTGTGTTCTTGTTTTACCTTctcaagaattttctttaatatatgtatgtatggcCTTCAAGCCTGATGTTCTTGATACAATTTTTATATTGCTTTCATATGTGGATAATTTGGCCATAAAATTTTAGATTGATAgttcttaaaacttttaaaaattagggctggggttgtggcccagtggtagagcacttgcctagcatgtgtgaggcactgggtttgatactcagcaccacatacaaataaataaattaaacaaaggtattatccatctacaactaaaaatttttttaattacaattaaGTTTTTTCTCATAATGTTTCTTATGAAACCTAGCATTATCAGTCTGACTCCTTTTGatgattatttgcttttttctgtTGAACacctttataattttcttttatttttgatattaataaaTACCACTGATGAGTAAGGATTTTctcaagaaaagggaaattgtaaTCATTTTTTGTAATAGTCAACCCCCTACTGTTTAGCTGTTGCTACTTTTTTGTCGTCCATAACTCATATCTTTTCAATATTACTTAATGCTGTCTTCTGGGAGAACTTTTCAACCTCacggactttttttttttttttttttttttgcttttgggcTCAGGCATTTTGGGTAGTGTCATTTACTCAAAATAAACATTGGTGGGAAGAAAAGGTCAGAAGTAGTCTATGGCATTTTCTTGGAGAGAGGGGATAACTTGAATGCACTTGGAGCCTAAGACTCAGGTTGGTTGACAATTCCAGGCAATTATTCTGGTTTGCTTGGAGGAGAAGCAGTCTCCTTTGGTGTCTGATCTATTTATTATACTTAGATAGATGGGTAAAGGAAGTAGTCTGGCTTTGACTGACTGTTACCCTAGAAACTCTGGCATTGGGCTCTTTTGAATGATATAAGACAGTGTTACAAGGcaagagcagagattttaaatttttctttgcaaaaatgattttttctgcCTATCTTCAATGCTGCATACTCTAGCCATCCCCTCCCCAGATTGCAAACCACCTTATCACCCTATACCAGTTAAATAGCCTTTGATATTACTCAGAAGTGACttatggagtgtgtgtgtgtatgtatatgtgtctgtgtgcatgGGCACCTGCAATAGTAGTTTTCTCTTTGGATGGCAAAATTTCTAGAGGCAATTTTGGGGTAGGAGAGAAAGCCAGAAGCCCATGGTAGTTTACCATATTGACAGAatattgtttttaacttttaattataaaatagaaaatttatctttcagtatttttttgtttctaataatcTTAACTTAAGTAGTGGTTAAGTATGAGAATTGTTTGATCCACAAAAATTTGTTTGTGGTAGTAAATTTTAACTTGGATTCTGCATCTGTTGCATAGATTCCCTGAAATTAGGTAAATTTTGAGTGACATTTCTTTGGGTAGTAGAAGGGTTCATAAATTTGATTTATAACCTAagtataactttaaaaatcagtGGCCCATagtatatcatatatgaattgTTTCTCATTAGATCTGTTAAAAGTTTATGCCCTCTGTTgataatatattcttatttaacataattccaAATTAAATAGAAAGTAATAccatattcttttctttaaagtaaaTATTCTGTGCTTTCCCCAAATTGGTACAAGTGATACAgatatgaggggaaaaaaaaattcaagtagtCATTGTTATTCATTTCAGATGCCTTCAATGACAAGTCCAGCTCTGAACTTGATTACAATTTAAAGACGTTAGGGTTGACAATATGATTTATAATACAAACTTACTTTACCTGGTTTTATATAGTCTAGGGTCAATATACTTGTCTTTTtaggtttaatttcttttaatatacttTTACTTCAAATAGGAacttattcattcactcactcctTTGCTTCAATTTCATGATGATTAAAGAAGTGTGATTTGTGTGTTACTATGATGCTATGTAACTTGTATGTGACCTTTCAGCTTGCCTAGGGTAGTTAAAAGACGAGTGAATGCTCTCAAAAACCTTCAAGTTAAATGTGCACAGATAGAAGCCAAATTCTATGAGGAAGTTCATGATCTTGAAAGGAAGTATGCTGTTCTCTATCAGCCTCTATTTGATAAGGTAATAATTCTCTCTTTactactttatttaaaattagtacCAGCTCTGGAAATATAAACACTCTTGGAGGTGGGTTAGTCTTTGTACAGCTTACTAAAGTGGGTGTTAGAGGTACTTGGGGAAACCATCAATAGTAACAGTTAAGGTTGTGGTATGTTTGTTAATTaaatctgtaagagtccttagtGAGAAACCATTAGTTTTAAGCTTGTTCCAAGTGTGTttatgaaagcttttttttttttttttaattagcgaTTTGAGATCATTAATGCAATTTATGAACCTACAGAAGAAGAATGTGAATGGAAACCagatgaagaagaggaaatttcGGTTAGtaccaactttttttttagtatatttttacaGTTGTCAGAAATATTAGAATTGttaggaaatgttttcttttataaaatgcatattGTAGATGAACCACTTCAACCTGGCACCAGCTGTACCCAATATcattttttccttgtgtttttgtAGTATTTCAAGCTCATAGATTTATGGTGTGTTCTTTTGAACTTTCTGATGACAGACAAAagactgtttccatttttctattggaAACTTTTAAGTAACTTGCAACAGATAATGACAGAACTGACACCAATCCAGTGTTGTGTTTTTTTGACCCTGCTTTTCTCTAGCATTgctattttaaatgttgattGATAAAGAGAATACTTTAAGAACATGTCAAGGTAAGGCATTAGACAAGTTACTATTTTGTTAGCTTTTCCTTTTtactgtatatttatttaaagtctttgtttttcatttatcttcctaaaatggttttcctgattctaatagtttttttttggggggggggagaagtgTGGTAGCTGTTATTTTGTTGAAATTAAGGTTTAGAATGGATAAATAGCAGTTTTACACAATTAAACTAGAAGTTCATTGACTAAAAGTTAACTATTGGTGATAATAGATTTATTATTTCAGTATCTAGTTCACTGTAAGTTAAAGAGAAtgttatatgacagtagaatgcattacaattcatattacttGTAAAGaccacaagttttcatatctctgcttgtagagtcacatcctttgtttcttcatatatgtacttagggtaatgatgaccatcatattccaccatctttcctacccctccctccctttttcccctttgccctatctagagttcatttaatcttcatatccCCCCACGCCCACCCCACTCCCTGCAGCATATTATGGATTaccatccttaaatcagagaaatcatttggcatttggtttttttgggattggctaatttcacttagcattatattctccagcttgatccatttacctgcaaatgccatgattttattcttttaatgctgaataatattccactgtgtatacataccactTTAGGtattcaataatatatatatatatatatatactgtcaCTTATCAAGGAGGAGCTGAAAGAAAAGGCCAAGATAGAAGATGagaaaaaggatgaagaaaaagaagacccTAAAGGAATTCCTGAATTTTGGTTGACTGTTTTTAAGAATGTTGACTTGCTCAGTGACATGGTTCAGGTAATTTTAGTCATAAAAATACCAGTTTACCTGCCCGGGTAAACCTTTGAATTTTATATGGTTCTGGTGATTGTTCTCTTTAAAGGCTTGTTTTTTTGAAGTAGCAGTCATCcatagaaggaaaattacagtTTTGATGAGTGTAATCTTTCAAATATTAGATAATGAAAGAGATCTCATTAATAATTGATCAGTATTGACCGGGCACTTTCTCAtaccttctttattttgtttaattttgagatagtaaATGGGAGGGAATCTTAATTGCAATTATATAGCTGTCAAGACCTTTCAGTCTGAAATCAGAACAATTTCAAgtgaaatttgcattttaaaggaaTACTATAAGGGTGTGTTTAACTCATTCATAATTGTCTTATTCTCTGGAAAACCAATACAGACATTACTTTTTTGGGAAATATTGCTTCTCAAGCATTTCTTTGAACCCCTACCATCTGTATTATAGTACTTGTTGCCATGTCTTTTGGTTGTTGGAAGtcatgtgaagaaaaaaatggtctCAATATAATGATTGCTTACTGCATTTATactttaacaaaaagaaaaggaaaaggcaacAGTTATaatcaagaaacatttttaaagcagAGATGCCTTATTTAGATTTGGTATTGTGTTTTTTTAGACTATTCAGCTTGTATGATGATTTGTCTCTGTTTAGTCACTTTTTCTATACCAGTGGAAATAGAACTATAGTATAAAGTAGCTTCAGTATAGGCCATAATCTGGAGAGTCCTAAGGTTTATAATTGTCATATAAAACTTTGCTGTGAAAGATATTACATCCTAGCTAGGGTTCATGTAGTAACAGAACATGGATCCAGAAATGCCATGTTAGatactcatttttattattattttaatttttaggaacATGACGAACCTATTCTGAAGCACTTGAAAGATATTAAAGTGAAGTTCTCAGATGCTGGCCAGCCTATGGTAAaagaactttgaaatattttcaattttgtaaCATGCTAACAGGTAGataaaagaaagtttttaaaattaggtgCCATTCAAGAGTTAGAGATGGAAGTGAGACGGAACTGATAACTTGTTACTCTTAATTGTAGTAAATATTTGGATATTGCCATTGTTTATgctgttttcctttccctttctatgAATTTccacttgtttttaaaatacagttaatGATCCTGGATtaaagtggattaaaaaaaataatggcaagGTAATATATTAATAAGTAAATTCTTAGTCATTAAAAATCATGTGCATAGGAATTTCATATGATATTAGAGGGTCCCTACTCCTCCTCAAGAAAAGATTAGCTAACAATCTCTCCTAAAAATTGGCAATATTATAACTATAGGCTATAGATTGTTAAGGTTGAGCTTTTGCTAGTGTCAAATTCTAGTCTCATTTAAAAGCCTGTTTTTGGAGAGGTTTAGAAAAAAGGGGGACTTGGTTAGACTGTTTACTTAAGTGTGATAGTTGTAAATTGAaactatattcattttatttatgccttgttttgcttttaacatattatgtttcaaaattaggaaaacatttaaaattttgtatatgcTTATTAAAAACCATAGAttaagctgggtgctgtggcgcatgcctgtaatcccagaggttcaggagtaggcaggagtattgtgagttcaaagccagcctcagtaaaagcaaggtgctaagcaactcagtgagaccctgtctctaaatgaaaatacaaaatagggtgggggatgtggcttagaggttgagtgcccctgagttctatctcaAGTAcccccacccaccaaaaaaatacACTAAACCATAGATTAAGCTATTTACTTATTCACTGAAATTCACGGTGTAAgagttaaattaatttttatgctttttttttttttaagagttttatcTTAGAATTTCACTTTGAACCCAATGAATATTTCACAAATGAAGTGTTGACAAAGACATACAGGATGAGGTCAGAACCAGACGATTCTGATCCCTTTTCTTTTGATGGACCCGAAATTATGGGTTGTACAGGGTAAGTTAATTTTACTACTTTCACAGTGTATGTTTTAGTTAGTGATTTTCAATGCTGTGACtcaaaacctgacaagaacagctttagaggaggaaaagtttttagGACTCTCagtttccgaggtctcagtctatagacagctaacaccattccttggggcttgaagACAGGCAGAACATCACTGAGGAGGGGAGCAGCTCACATcacaatcagaaagcagagagactccacttaccagatatgaaatatatgccccaaaggcacatccctaGGGACCTACCTTCCCCAGCCACACTGTATTGGTTTTCACCTTCCACCCAGTTAATTGCaccaggagattaattcactgattgggttagggCTCTCATAACCAACCattctcctctaagctttcttgcattgtcttacatgagcttttggggaacatctcacaTCCAGACCATAATAACGTTATATCTCTTTGTTGTACTTATTATTTGTGATACTTGGTATTTCTATTGTGTGTACTtgatgtatacatatgtgtgttatTTATTGCCAAACATTTCAGTACAATGTTTTGTCCAATTTTCCTACGATTTTTTTTGCCATGACAACAACAACATTTCTCTGCAGAGGAGTGCACTATTATCTTTATTATACTGTGTTTTTGCTAAttgtaagtatattttaaaaatgtttagaaataaaatgtctcTCATTATGCTGCTATAGAAAGTATTTAATAAGCCAGTTATCTTCTCTCAAATTTGATATTAAAATAGAACATTtctaaaaaattcaaagtgtgCTGTTTCCTCCTTTGTTTTGTTAGGTGCCAGATAGattggaaaaaaggaaagaatgtcaCTTTGAAAACTATTAAGAAGAAGCAGAAACACAAGGGACGAGGGACAGTTCGTACCGTGACTAAAACAGTTTCCAatgattctttctttaatttttttgcccCTCCTGAAGGTAAGTAGAGGTTCAGTTTCGATATTGGTGactattttattatgaaatttgtttagtttctcactcatttacatttctttttctcaaattttcagTTCCTGACAGTGGAGATCTGGTAAGTTGAATTTTTATTGAGCTGtttattacatatacatataaaagtaAAGCATTGGTCTTCAAAAGTGGACAGTGTGGTCACTGCTAACATTTGTTTTAGACAGTTTTTTTCTATTAGggatctaatttttaaaactcttaatgAAGgcagaatgcattctactatgaaaatttttttgtttgttatgcCAATGGATATGATTTCATATGGTGACTATTATCCATATGTGGCCTGTGACTTAAGAAccaaaaatgtatacaaaatgatCTAATGAAAACCGTGAATAAGTCCTTACAGGCAGGGTAGGCCAGTTAATGTTTTGAATTTGCTTTTCTGTTGACCatgtatttgaatttaaattaattgagatagttttaaatagttttatgTGTGTGGGAAAGTAAATATTATGTTAATTTGAATACTGGAACACTCTTGACTGAGGCATAAGCCATATTGCAAATGGCAAAAAGTATTTCTGTCTGAAAAGAATATTAACTGGCCTACTCAAAACATCCTTTATAGGACAAatgatgggaatgtaaatcagtGTGTGAATTTTAGTAAGAACTACTTAGGAGCATTAAAAGAGCTTCACACTATTTTTATATCAGTTGATGGCTTGAAGTTTGTCTTCAAGTGCAGTTTtagtatatttctaaatattgatGGCAAAACCAGTCTTATATAAGAAATCTCCATTTAGGATTTCTTCATAGTCCTCCATGTCTGCCCCTTCCCAGTACATTTTTGTTTATCAGGGTGTGTTATCTTGATGgcttaataaacttttttttttaattcattggtAAGTATCTAAACGTAAGAATTTTCTCAATCATGTCAGTCATTTCTGTACTGTGTTTTGCTATTACATAGAAATCCTAGATTGACTTGGTTTATTGTCTTTATTAAGTAGGACTCTGTAACTCCTCATTTGCAATAATGACTTAAAACCTTACAGCTGTTTGGGTACTGTCCCTTAGGAAGTGTTAAGTGATATTCTGTGGTCTGTTATGtccttttatttatcatatacCTAGAGTTGTTACTTACGAAagcatgagattttttttttcttagtttttcagtaatatttccaaaggaaaaactCAAGAGttgcttttacattttgtttgAACCAGAAAAGAACTAAGTGATAACCAGTTTTAAATTCTATTTGCCATAACTATTCTTAGCATGAACACTAGTCTGCTAacttatttaagtttttaattaaaattctataaACCTAGCACATGTAGATGACTACTTAGGagctaatttaaattatttaattttaaagtattttttaaaaagtagaaaatacagttggcctttaaaaaaaaaaattgtggtgctcaggattaaacccaggagtttACACATGCTGGGCAATTGCTCAACCactgattttgttattatttaaattCTTGAATCTTACATATGCCGAACTAAGTTACAGcttattcttaaattttgtgcttttcttaaaaaaaaaaaaaaaaggatgatgatGCTGAAGCTATTCTTGCTGCAGACTTTGAAATTGGTCACTTTTTACGTGAGCGTATAATCCCGAGATCAGTGTTATACTTCACTGGAGAAGCtattgaagatgatgatgatgatgtgagtAAATTTGAGTCCTGCAATGAAATAGTTTGGTGTGGGTATGAGAGTCAGAATTAGCAGGAAattaggtttaatttttttaaagggatgtAGAATAATTCAAAATGAGGCTAATAACTGATTATCCTATAGATCTTttcctagttttgtttttttggtactggggatttaacccagggcactctatcTCAGAGTTATATccctttttattatgttttgagtcagggtcttgctaagttgctgagggttttcaaggctggcttggaacttgagatcctcctgcctcagcctctcctgagttttaaaaatattgttcttgCCTTTTCCATGTAGAACAACTAGGACTTCTTTGGTGTTTTAACATAA
This window encodes:
- the Nap1l1 gene encoding nucleosome assembly protein 1-like 1 isoform X2 encodes the protein MADIDNKEQSELDQDLDDVEEVEEEETGEETKIKARQLTVQMMQNPQILAALQERLDGLVETPTGYIESLPRVVKRRVNALKNLQVKCAQIEAKFYEEVHDLERKYAVLYQPLFDKRFEIINAIYEPTEEECEWKPDEEEEISEELKEKAKIEDEKKDEEKEDPKGIPEFWLTVFKNVDLLSDMVQEHDEPILKHLKDIKVKFSDAGQPMSFILEFHFEPNEYFTNEVLTKTYRMRSEPDDSDPFSFDGPEIMGCTGCQIDWKKGKNVTLKTIKKKQKHKGRGTVRTVTKTVSNDSFFNFFAPPEVPDSGDLDDDAEAILAADFEIGHFLRERIIPRSVLYFTGEAIEDDDDDYDEEGEEADEGYQLFEEVKSCSKLFQRWLQ
- the Nap1l1 gene encoding nucleosome assembly protein 1-like 1 isoform X1 translates to MADIDNKEQSELDQDLDDVEEVEEEETGEETKIKARQLTVQMMQNPQILAALQERLDGLVETPTGYIESLPRVVKRRVNALKNLQVKCAQIEAKFYEEVHDLERKYAVLYQPLFDKRFEIINAIYEPTEEECEWKPDEEEEISEELKEKAKIEDEKKDEEKEDPKGIPEFWLTVFKNVDLLSDMVQEHDEPILKHLKDIKVKFSDAGQPMSFILEFHFEPNEYFTNEVLTKTYRMRSEPDDSDPFSFDGPEIMGCTGCQIDWKKGKNVTLKTIKKKQKHKGRGTVRTVTKTVSNDSFFNFFAPPEVPDSGDLDDDAEAILAADFEIGHFLRERIIPRSVLYFTGEAIEDDDDDYDEEGEEADEEGEEEGDEENDPDYDSKKDQNPAECKQQ
- the Nap1l1 gene encoding nucleosome assembly protein 1-like 1 isoform X3 — encoded protein: MADIDNLPRVVKRRVNALKNLQVKCAQIEAKFYEEVHDLERKYAVLYQPLFDKRFEIINAIYEPTEEECEWKPDEEEEISEELKEKAKIEDEKKDEEKEDPKGIPEFWLTVFKNVDLLSDMVQEHDEPILKHLKDIKVKFSDAGQPMSFILEFHFEPNEYFTNEVLTKTYRMRSEPDDSDPFSFDGPEIMGCTGCQIDWKKGKNVTLKTIKKKQKHKGRGTVRTVTKTVSNDSFFNFFAPPEVPDSGDLDDDAEAILAADFEIGHFLRERIIPRSVLYFTGEAIEDDDDDYDEEGEEADEEGEEEGDEENDPDYDSKKDQNPAECKQQ